In Sesamum indicum cultivar Zhongzhi No. 13 linkage group LG1, S_indicum_v1.0, whole genome shotgun sequence, the sequence tataagaaaaacaaaaaaaaaaagatgaaaataaaagttaatttgGGGAGAAGAGaggggatatatatatatatatatagttcagttgaggaaaaaaaataatttaatcaatatgccaaaaaaaatatgatggatatgttataaaattaatcttgtCCAATTTTTCCACCACGACccttaataattaattaattataaattaatcctccACTTCGATCGGATCAACCATTATAAATTGATCGATGTCAACCATAATATATCCATATAAAATGGAGAACTCAACATTTCTCACGAGattcaagtaaaaatataGCGATTTACccatacttatattttatttaatttgaatatggAGAATTTGAaccttattaataattatgacatTCACTTTTAATTATAGCTTATCATGATCACAATTGAGTTTTGATAAATCTATatatcctaaaaaaataaaaaataaagataaaaacttTAGTTCGTTTTCATCACTTTGATCTTGATGTAGATGTTTgtacattaattaatccaCCAAAATCATTGAAAATGACACCcccaaaattattgaattgcATGCTTCGCTTAATGCACAAGGCTacgtaattaatatatactatgGAACCAATTAACCCACCAATTCTACATGTGGCTTCATTTTAGCcccataattatttatttcatgaGTCAGAAATATGCAGCCACTACAAATTTACGTATGGGACCATTGTGAGATATTTTTGCATATGATATAAACCAAATCATTGATATATGACTATaccatttaattttgaaaaatgtagaATTGATGGGGacattttgttgaattctaGATGGTTctatgacatttttttttttaatctttattaGTTCTGATTTGCAGCACTTTACAACAATGTTAATGTAACACATCGTTCATCTTATTTAATGAACTGCACTAATTAAAAAGtccattttatttatgaaaataatgtaaGCGCGCGGTGtgttaattatgaatatataaagcAGATTgtaatacattattataaggacaaaatatttttttagtcccataaaataagggtataatttgttttggtatcataattatgataGGTGACgtttttagttatataaaattcaaaatcacgtatttttagttcaaaaaaagtgattttggGCCTTTTTAGTCCCACTACAATGCACATGActttttgaaactaaaaatatgtgattatgagttttataggactaaaaacgACATCTGCTATAATTGTAGTATCAAAACAAATTCTGCATTTATTTGATGGGGCTAAAAAAGCATTTAGCCcgtattataattacatttgaaacctattaattctttttcttcatatttttttatatttcattttatggaTAATTGTCATGTCATTTTTTATACATGGTCTTGTAgttttttgagtttttctgGTTTTTTTGTCGTGCAAATAAAACTATGTTAATACATGATGTTAAATCGTCAGGGGCTTTAATGCAATATATTTAGGAGATAAAAGATTATTATggtatatttaaaatatgagGGACCAAATTAAAAGGGAGGGGGGTGTTTATAAGTGGAATTAAGGGATTAATAGTGAGATTTGGCCAATCAACCAATAAAATTGttactgaaaatatataatttgtaacatttaaataatgtcatcaaaataataataatatagtcatcattatattcaattgtcattatatatgtataactaattatcaataatgataatttagattttttaaattgtctgttaaactttttaaaaatgatattataataaactaaaaGTTATCTAACTTAATACATGATATCATCCACTTCAAGAAATTATATCAGGAATaactatgaaaaatttaaaatacgaGTAAATTTATTGGTAATTAACAACGAATTTagcaaaaactaaaattttaagattttggGATTTTAAAACTAACATTAGAACGAAATATTTCCTTACTATAGTAAAAAGAGAATTTTAATGTTGCAAAACTTGGTAGCTGGCCttggccaaaaaaaaaaaaaaaaattaaaaaatgcttcccaaaattttgaatattttctttaataaaatttctagTAAAATCGTCAACAAAAGAATTCGATATTAAATCAGCAACGagctaattagcaagtaaatatttttccagCTAATTTCGTTGCTTTCTATATTAGCAATGAAAAAATTCATGTTGTTGCTAATGGCATTATTTCTTGCCATGGTTAATGATAATTTCAATGttataactaaatatttgtggctaatattttaattagcaCAGAgtcccaaaaaagaaaatcatctTTTGCTACATATGCTTACCAAGTCAAGAAGCAACACAGACGGACCAGAGTTGCTTGGCAAAACATTGTTACAAATGTAGAAAAAGCAacactttaaaatttaatttgaacatGTATGAATTTTGTTTAGGTACAATTAACATggttattaataataattactttgaAAAGAGAGGATCCCTAAAAGATCCTCTTTATTGTGATACTGAAATCTCGAcaggtatatatattgcacTATATACTCACTTTTGACACTAGTTAAAGAGATCATATCTTTTGTGTATTTTCATTCTTAATTTGTCTTTTCACCTcttgaatttaaattgaatatagttaaattatatagtaaatatgaTGTGTTCATTGTATGATATGTAAATCACAACGGGCTCTCTTTAGATtgttatgataaatataaatattttttgttgtttgaaaaattacaaataccatcTAGCTAGAATTAGCCATACGTTTAATAAATACCCCCTTGTGATTTGTTAGACGTACATTAATCTTATGGGacatttttaagttttcaaaCGATGagaggatatttgtaattatgataaatattaggtgaatgaataattaattaattttgatttaatttatttctttggaactaaaattttctgttggattaaattatgcataaatGTAACTACgaataatagaaattaaaactCAATAACAAGATTTCATTTATTCATTTCTCTAAAATCTTCACTACAGaagacattattattttttctcaacaTATTTGGACCAAGAAATCATTCTTAGTCCACGGAAGGACCTCCACTCGTACTCAGCGATCCATGCTTTCTTACACAACTTTCAATCTATGTCGTCATATCATCTGATTCTTGAACCACCCGGCGAACGAGAGAAAGCCGTATGCATGAAATTTCGGAATGGAATCGAATTTCATGATCATTTGATCCCATATTTCAGGAAATTTTCAAGAGTAGCCCAACCGAGCCGTGGAATTTTGCTGCCTCAAATCCCTATAGAACTTCATGATGAACTCTTCAGCCGCTTCATCCACATGGCTATCTTCGTCAATATCCCTCAACGGGAACGGCGAATCAGTCACCCTCAGCTGCCTCACGACTGGGCTCCGCCCAAATCCTGGCAGGGCTGGAGATGCCGTGGCGCTGTTGATTATCTCCAGGGCTGCCGCGACTATGCTGGGGTCGATGGGCTGCGGTGCGTGGGAGCGCTTGCGCTTGTTGAGGTGGAAAATAGGGTAAGCGGGGCTGTTGCTGCAGCTGAACTCATACGCGTTGGGGAAGGAGAGGTGGCGGTCGCCGCCAGACGTGGCCGTGGAGTGGTGGTGGAACATGAGACTCTGTATGGCGGCTTTGCCGGCGATCTTGCCACGCTTCATCATCATGTTGAGATCAGCTAATAATTTGCCCTTGGAAATTCCTTTTCTGAGCATGAAATAGACCACTCGGACTATTTTCCATATTTTCTTGGCCAAAATTGGTAGATTTTGCTCcattttttgctatttttggATCCCTTTTGTTTGGTTGATTTTCAGATGGTttttggtgtgtgtgtttgattgttgagggagaaaaaatggaagaagattGATATATATGATTGTTTTCATGTGATGGATGGTGCAAGTGGAAGTGGTATTTAAAGGCCGAGCAACAAGAAAAAGACACACCAATTTgtagtttaattaaaagagtGGTAGAATTGCACGGAAACTTCAAGCtattatttaagttatatgttttatttgctCAATTATTAATGAGAGTACTAATCACAAATAGACTCATAAATTTGCCAACCACGTTTTGTATGATGGGTAAAATTGagaattcataataaaaaaatatacatatataaatttaagtctAACAAATATGGAATAgtagtttctttctttttttttttttaatttttgttttattatttaaatctaTTCGTCGATTCAAATCATctatgtattaaattaatttttaaatttaaatattagatGGTGTAATAAGCcacatattataaaaagtaaaagaataaaaaaaacttatatatacgTTATCACTTTGTATTTCATGAGGCTATATGAAAGACTCGTTAACATCATTCAATTAATAAGTATGacacattttatatatgtgtataatttttaaaaaaatatttaaaataaaaataaattatattatttatttgttgtaggaaaaaaaaccctaaaataagataaagaaacataaggaaataaaataccaaaaattagTTGTAGAAGATCATGATCAAGGAagttaaagtaattaattaatttgagattttttaaaaaatgacagactaaaattaatttaaacaccAAAAGGACCCTCTccaataatatatagtataaatattagggattaattatatttacacccgtAACCTATGGAAGGCATgttaaagtaatatttatgaaaatgagtAATATGAACCCATCTCATCACatgaaatcaataaaaaaaagttaatataataatttatatttgaattaaaaattagtataaataataaaaatatatatttggccATATTAttcatcttaaaaaattactttgacGTCCCTTctaccttttgataattacaaaaacacccCTAAGAACATTTCTatccttgaaaaattattttagaggTTGACCTAATCAACAAgggaatttttgaattttaaatgcTGTCGGGGTtgatttttgtagtttttcaaaagataatggtagtttatataaaaagataatagttaagggggtgtaaatataattatccccaaatattatatactatACCATGGTATGGATTCTAACTGCATGGGGTTTAAAGCATTttacacccccccccccccccctccccNNNNNNNNNNNAAtgttataaaagaaaattctttattaaatataatggTAAAAAGAACCCTGTGACCTTAGTTCATTTGTATCTTGTCGATGTCTAAAATTTTGGATCTTAATAAAGAGTATGGATAtaccacaaaaaattgaaaggcTCTTTGGAATAGAAGCTACCTAtagttcaaatcaaaatttctatAACAATAATGGACTTTTAGGAGTGGTAATCGGTAAAATCAGATTAAAATTtcgataaattataataccaTATATCGAATACTAacctaaattaattgattgatttcaataataatcaattttcttcTGGAATTTCGGTTCAATATCGTAATAGTAaatcaaattctaattaaaaagaagaaaaaattaagtacTAAAAACAATAACCATGTTCTATAcctacttttttattttagataagtaaaataacaaagaaaaacgGATaggtataaaatatatacataaaaattaaataaaaaatgtatatagaGTACTACTGATTTTGGTATTGGTACGGTTGGATAAACCAAAACTACAAATTGAAtcccaaattaattttcataaaaataaaaatcgacCGCAAATTCTCCAAAGTTTCAAATTCGACTTCAATAcatactaaatttttaatttgaattcgattcaatcaatttatgaaaatgtgaatATTCCTGCTACTCTTATAAGGATGATGCACGTTCAATAAAATTGGTGTGCTGCGGTCATGCTACtatatatgtgttttttttttttttttatttactaaaaagGAATGTTACGAAGAAAGTACGACTTTTAATTTCCAGAAACCCGCCTTCTCCTAACCCCTGATTGATAGTACGTATTTCGATAAATTGGAATACCATATATCGAATACTAacctaaattaattgattgatttcaataataatcaattttcttcTGGAATTTCGGTTCAATATCGTAATAGTAaatcaaattctaattaaaaagaagaaaaaattaagtacTAAAAACAATAACCATGTTCTATAcctacttttttattttagataagtaaaataacaaagaaaaacgGATaggtataaaatatatacataaaaattaaataaaaaatgtatatagaGTACTACTGATTTTGGTATTGGTACGGTTGGATAAACCAAAACTACAAATTGAAtcccaaattaattttcataaaaataaaaatcgacCGCAAATTCTCCAAAGTTTCAAATTCGACTTCAATAcatactaaatttttaatttgaattcgattcaatcaatttatgaaaatgtgaatATTCCTGCTACTCTTATAAGGATGATGCACGTTCAATAAAATTGGTGTGCTGCGGTCATGCTACtatatatgtgttttttttttttttttttatttactaaaaaagaatGTTACGAAGAAAGTACGACTTTTAATTTCCAGAAACCCGCCTTCTCCTAACCCCTGATTGATAGTACGTACGTTCCCATTGGTTAAGTAATGGTAGTTTTGACTCTTTCTTTCCGTCTTTTGAAGTGCTTTCATTACACTACTTTTTTAAGTGCTTTGTAATAACCTTTTTGAGTTCAACGCATGCGCATCTTCAATTATCTTTTCTCTGCAAAATATCTCAACGTATTTACGTGCACATGAAATTTGTGTTGAAATGTACAATGTTGCATATTTGTTGTATCAAATTCTACTGCATCCTTTATTTCATCTAATATGTCCACGTCAcgtttataaaatcttttcttaaataaataaaaaatataatttttgtacatatagcgcgtatatattaaatggaatagaaaatataatctGATCATTGAAGCTGAATTACGGGATTTAGAGAGTAATATTAGTCACTAGAAGCAATATGAACTTTTTTGTTTGAGTTAATCATCATGGTTAGAAGTAAAAAATCAAAGTGAATACTAATTAACCGCAACTGTGCAACAAGTATTAGCCATTGTTTGTGCATGTGAGGACAAAATATGTGGTACATAATTTTACCATAGGTTTTTAACTATGGCTGATGTTATTTTGCGTTGATTTTACTTGATATCGGTACATAATATTGActcatcatgatttttttaagcTGTAATAATTCATAGTAGAgggaataattcatttttcgACAGTGAGTGAATGGTAAAAGTCACAAAAGCAGATGAATATTCTCGTTAATTTTACTTAAGCAtgaagttatttttaattttcgatGTTAATTAAGTCCAAACCCCAACTTTCTGTCGTGAGCAACTTCCTCCCTCCTTCCTTCCACAATACCAtgctataaaataataatgataaatatatatattaaaaaaaattaccaattttgtgaattatttacagtgaaaaattagattaaacaGCTGTTCaatgtatatatgtagagAAAAGTAGGTGCAACATATAATTAAGCTGGTAGGTAGTTCGACctgattaattttttctgcTTACAACTTAGCACAGCTGTTCACGACTTATATTAAAACATGGCAAAAGCCTGGAAAAGCTCAGCACTTGGATTCCCATAAAGCCAAACACGTCTTTATTTATGTGTATTCCTTCCTTACTTTTTCTGCATATACTACGAATATTTCCGACCCTACTTTACTGTTCTTTATTATGCTTTTGCAGCACTTcaatattgatgaattaagCTCAACTTAAGACCGTATTTGCCGGACCAACTTTTTGACCACGTTGTTTCAATTGTGTGTGTATTGCTACTGGAAATAAGCTGTCCGCACCCATCTTTTAATACTTgctataaacaaaaatttcgaGTTGAATCGATAAAAGTAATCGGTCTGAATTTGAGTCCTTGGACATGACAAGTTATCAAGTACGAATGtacttttttgttgaataagcATTCGAGCTCGACTAATTGAGGTTGATATGATTAGTGGAAAAAAGACATATCAAATACtcgaattttaattaactctTGCtgaatcaaaaaatttaaaacttggtaaatagaaaaattcaaataagtacatatgaaaaatacatGTTCGACTGAATTGTACcagtttatatatatcccTAAATGCTGAATACGtaaatatccatatatatatatatatatatatatatatatgtatgcagCCTAAGAgcaatatagttaaaaaaaggctatatttgatctaattacatattagatatattacatttttcatataGTCGGTGCATAATTTAAGAAGGCAGTACAAAAGAGAATATTAGtgtaataaaaagaaattaagtgaGAATGTtaatattgtcactaattatatatatttaatgatgagaatgtttattttgtcacaatgattaatgtaattataattttaatggtttctattattttgtaaaattattattatgaagaaatagtgacaaaaaaatctGCACAAAGTTGcataaagtataattaatgatCACTCATGTATAGTAACGACATAGTGACAACTATTATAGATGTGTcaccaattatttttagtgacaactttatgcacaatttttattactaataattatatagtgacaaaataagaattgttgtcacttaatatatatttttaatgataattttaacattGTAATTTGATAGtttgtcaataatattatattttcttatagtggGAGTGATTAATCACGTAACAAAAATCTTatctgaataaaaaatttcgttATAAGAAGATGCAACATGAGCACAATATTGATGGGTGCATGCATCAACGGCAGGGAGCAATACGTCATTGATATTCGATCGATCTATcactaaataaattacaataaattcatataaagcgagataaatatctatatatttgttatttgataagacttaaattcatatttcaaacttatttatagattttcaatgttaattattaaactaaaacATCATTGATCAGTGACGGATGTTCTATGGGCAGCAAAAATGACAAACACACGCGAAATCCAGAGGAAATACTCATAATGTTGGACTTTAGGATGCATCAAAGCGAATTAAGGCAAAACCCGAAATTTTATATTGTCGTAATCAAGATTGAAAATAGTACATCTGATCAGTACAGATAGCTTTATCCCATATTCaaatgtggaaaaaaaaaaaaagaaagaaagaaataagagaCATTCATGTCTAATATTTGTACGTGTCGGATTTAGGTGAAGCAATGAAGCGGATGATGAAAAAAGCCACAGGTACAGATAATGCGTACCTAGGCGACAACACAggtcttcaattatatatccaattttccattttcttatcaatatccatttaaaaaataattaaatcaagtcaTATATACTACTCATTAATCccttacaatatatatatatatatatatattctgatATCTCatttctttgtaatattttatatgaagattgtaaataaatcaaataaatattcactctaaattttaaaatcatttttttttaataaacataGATGGGCATACGAtgtattgtaaataaaaattaagatattgGGATTGGACTTGTAAATCAATTCATAACTTTTCGAGCACAATCAATAGTCATTCgaacttatttaaatattacattaataattccatataatgcatatttagaaaataaaaaatgtactattaaaataaacgtacactgatataattatataaatatatatatagtggaaAATTGGGAAAAAGCAGTAGTGTTGGTTGGATTTAGGGTATGTGGATGATTGATTGTGGTTGTGGAAGGCAACACGCCAAACCCAAACACACCCCACTTTGCTTCCGACATTAGGTTTTCTTTCATTCACGATCGCatggtaatttttattataataataataataatgttagaAGAGGACAACCGACACGTGTCCCCCGACAACAATCTTTCTAGCTAAGTAAACCACTCTGTCagaataaaagttaaaaaccaTTTTCACTCTCACGCACACGCACAGACAGGGCAGTGACATTTACGCGACACTTTGTTTCCTCAACAGCTGCGCAGCTTCAGAACCAAACAATACACCTTTTGCACCTTGTTTTCTTCACACATCGGTCACCTCTCTCATATCATTGCaacaataatttcatcaaactaataaaataaaattatcttaattatttcatttctgtcttttaatttgctaaatttaatttttggggttttttttttggacaaaatgtctatataaaatatttttttagtaataaattatcttGTATTCTTCGATAATtgattcttaattattcaGTCCTGTTGGAtgcagaaatttaaataactcaaaatattttatttatttttatatcgtTATTTATGGATAAAATAGTTTAGATATAGTGAAGTTCGAGTTTGATGGATGGATGGTTTAAATGGGATGacattttaagaataaaatttttattttcaagttcttgaaaaggaaaaataaaacttatattttcaaatagaggaaaaatatagtaaaaagaGAGTAGGGGCTTTCTTGTCAAATTAACATCAAGGTAcaactttttttcctttctcttttacaTTAAGGTACAACTTAATGTGTACTCTTCCCACTTTAGTGGCCTTTAAATACCACACCCTCGTGTGCTCCCACTTCCACCAAAATCAAAGCAATCTCCTCTCCAAGTTTCCTCCTCacctctgtctctctctctcttttcctcataatcaaattcactcactttctctctctaaaaatttgGAAGCAATGGAGCAAAATCTACCAATCATAGCCAAGAAAATCTGGAAAATAGTCCGAGTGGTCTATTTCATGCTCAGAAAAGGCATTTCCAAGGGCAAATTGTTTGCTGAGCTCAG encodes:
- the LOC105163738 gene encoding uncharacterized protein LOC105163738; this translates as MEQNLPILAKKIWKIVRVVYFMLRKGISKGKLLADLNMMMKRGKIAGKAAIQSLMFHHHSTATSGGDRHLSFPNAYEFSCSNSPAYPIFHLNKRKRSHAPQPIDPSIVAAALEIINSATASPALPGFGRSPVVRQLRVTDSPFPLRDIDEDSHVDEAAEEFIMKFYRDLRQQNSTARLGYS